The Agrobacterium larrymoorei sequence GATCAGAACGGCTTTCGATGTGGAGAGCCTCTGTTGCAACCCGCCAACGTCGAGATCCATACTCCCTTGGAGCGGCACGACGATCTGGACGAAGGCGTGACGTTCCTCCGGCCATTCCTTCGAATAGGAGCGGAGATCGACAGATGCAGCTTGCACGGCGTTCTCCTTCCCTTAAACGCAAAAAGTGGCCTCGCGGCCACTCTCTAACATGAAGCGCGAAGAACGGGAACAGAGGCTCAGGCCTCGCTCTCCTGCTTCGCTGTCGATTCGCCACGCTTGCGCTTGCGCAGCACCGGCTTGTTCTCGCGCGCCTCGCACTTCGCCACATCGATAAGGTAAGCCAATACCGGCATGCTGTTCATCGAGGCGAGTTGCTTAGCGGATTCGAGAAGGTTGATGATGTTGGAAAAGTCGTCCATCGTATCTCTCGGCTGGACCATGGGGTCCGGTTTATGGTTGAAAAACGCGCCAGACACGAAACCGCGCCAAAATTCGACATCTTGGCCCGGTTGCATCTCATGGCTGCAAACAATCTTCTAATTTAATAGCAATCCACCCAGCAGGGTTGCAATAGCGATTTTCTAAGAACTGCTATGCAGGGGTGATGAGGATGATCATCGTCAACGATACCAGAGAGGCCGTGCAAGTCATCAAAGGCTCTCGCCGTATTCTCGTCATGGGCTGCTCCGGTAATGGCAAAAGCACGCTGAGCAAAGGGCTGTCTGAGCGTCTCGGACTGCCCCACATATCCTGCGACCGAGATATCTTCTGGCTGCCCGGCTGGAAGCTGAGGCCAAGGCCGGAGATGGTCAAACGCATGACCGCCTTTGCAGCGGAAGATCGTTGGATCATCGATGGCAACAGCCCAGGCACGCTGCCTCTTCGCTTGCCGCGGACGGAGGCTGTGATCTGGCTGCACTTTTCCCGCTGGGTTTCTTTGATAAGCGTCGTGAAGCGCTGGCTTCGCTACCGCGGCAAGGTGCGACCGGAAATGGCCGACGGGTGCCCGGAAAAGATCGACGCCAAGTTTCTGTCTTATATCTGGAGTTTCGAGAAGGCCGAATCACCTGAGATCATGCAGCATCTTGAAGGAGCGCGAGAGGATTTGCCGGTCATCATTATCAAAAGCTACCACGATACGAATCGCATGTTGAGCGATCTCGACTCGGCGATTGGCGGCGAGCCGCGGCTATAGGGCAGGGGGAAGATGTGCCAAACTATATTGGTGATATCGAAGACGCCGCGAGGTTGCTGGTAAATGCATCCCGCGCGCTGGTGGTCGGCTCGTCTGGTGCGGGAAAGACGACGCTCGCGCGGCAAGTCGCGCATCATCTTGAAGCCGAATATTTCTCGATAGACCGAGACGTGCGCTGGCTTCCGAATTGGACACAACGCGATCGGGCCGAGCAGCATCGCATCATCAAGGACATCATCGCTCGTGAGCGCTGGGTATTGGACGGAAGCAATCCCTCCACCTTCGACCTTCGTTTGCCACGAACCGACATCGTGATCTGGATGCGCGTGCCTCGCCTTGCATGTCTGGCGGGGATTGCGCGCCGGGTGATGCGCAACTACGGAAGAGTGCGACCGGATATGGCTGACGGTTGTCCTGAACCTTTGCCTGACCTCGAATTTTTGACTTACGTCTGGACTTTCGAGAAACGTCATGCTCCGCTCTTTGAGCGCAATTTCGATCTTTATGGTCCAGAGGTTCCGATATTTCAGGTGAAATCGCGACACGAGGCGGATCGCCTCCTTGATCTTATGCGGAGTGCACCTTAATTCCCGCTCATGCCGCAATTTGAAACATGCCGCCTTGTCAAACATTCTCCCGACCGGATGTACGATCTCGTCGCCGATGTGGAGAAATATCCGGAATTTTTGCCTCTCTGCGATGGGCTGACCGTACGCTCTAAAAAAGAACGTGACGGCAAGACGCTGCTGGTGGCGGATATGACGGTTGGCTACAAGGCCATCCGCGAAACCTTCACCACACAGGTTCTTTTAAAGCCGGAAGAACGCGCCATCGATGTGAAATACCTCGACGGGCCGTTCCGCTATCTGGACAATCGCTGGCGTTTTGAGCCGACCGATGATGGCGGATGCTCGGTCTATTTCTTCATCGACTACGAGTTCAAGAATCGCCTTCTGGGCGCTTTGATGGGCTCGATGTTCGATCGTGCCTTCCGCATGTTCGCCGAAGCCTTCGAAGCCCGCGCCAACCGCATTTATGCGGAGTGAGACAGCTCCAAAACCATGTCCAGCGCGGTTCTGACGGTGGCAAGGCGTACTTGATCGCGACCGATATCGCCATAGCGCATTTCGCGATGGAGAAGCCTGCCATCCCGGCTCTTCGCCGCAAGATGCACCAGACCAACCGGTTTTGCAGCAGAGCCGCCACCGGGACCGGCAATGCCTGTGACTGCAACGGCAACATGCGCCCGCGAGCGAAACAGGGCGCCATGGGCCATCTGCAGCGCAGTCTCTTTGGAGACAGCTCCAAAGGCCGTGAGTGTGGCCCGCGACACGCCCAGCATCTCCATCTTGGCCTCATTCGTATAGGTGACGAAGCCGCGATCCACCACCGCGGAGGAACCGGAGATCTCGGTCAGCGCGCCGGTGATCAACCCGCCCGTGCAGCTTTCCGCCGTCGATACCATGTGCTTTTCACCGGAAAAGCTTGCAATGATCTGTCGGGCCCGGTCTTCGATATCGGCGGGGAAGATGCTCATACCGGCCTCTGCTGGTAAACCACCGTGGCGGTGGCGATCGCTGCAATGCCCTCACGCCGTCCGACGAAGCCGATCATCTCGTTGGTGGTTGCCTTGACCGAGCATCGGTCGAGCGAGATACCAAGAATATCGGCGAGGTTCT is a genomic window containing:
- a CDS encoding AAA family ATPase — encoded protein: MPNYIGDIEDAARLLVNASRALVVGSSGAGKTTLARQVAHHLEAEYFSIDRDVRWLPNWTQRDRAEQHRIIKDIIARERWVLDGSNPSTFDLRLPRTDIVIWMRVPRLACLAGIARRVMRNYGRVRPDMADGCPEPLPDLEFLTYVWTFEKRHAPLFERNFDLYGPEVPIFQVKSRHEADRLLDLMRSAP
- a CDS encoding CinA family protein, whose product is MSIFPADIEDRARQIIASFSGEKHMVSTAESCTGGLITGALTEISGSSAVVDRGFVTYTNEAKMEMLGVSRATLTAFGAVSKETALQMAHGALFRSRAHVAVAVTGIAGPGGGSAAKPVGLVHLAAKSRDGRLLHREMRYGDIGRDQVRLATVRTALDMVLELSHSA
- a CDS encoding AAA family ATPase: MIIVNDTREAVQVIKGSRRILVMGCSGNGKSTLSKGLSERLGLPHISCDRDIFWLPGWKLRPRPEMVKRMTAFAAEDRWIIDGNSPGTLPLRLPRTEAVIWLHFSRWVSLISVVKRWLRYRGKVRPEMADGCPEKIDAKFLSYIWSFEKAESPEIMQHLEGAREDLPVIIIKSYHDTNRMLSDLDSAIGGEPRL
- a CDS encoding type II toxin-antitoxin system RatA family toxin, translated to MPQFETCRLVKHSPDRMYDLVADVEKYPEFLPLCDGLTVRSKKERDGKTLLVADMTVGYKAIRETFTTQVLLKPEERAIDVKYLDGPFRYLDNRWRFEPTDDGGCSVYFFIDYEFKNRLLGALMGSMFDRAFRMFAEAFEARANRIYAE